The segment CTCGAAGCTGACGCCGTCCACCGCTCTCACCACCCGCTGGCGGAGCTTGGCGTCGCGGGATATGTAGTCCTTGACCAGGTCACGGACTTCTAGGAGGGGGGACGTCACGCCTTCACGCATGCCACCTCCCGGTCTGCGATTGTCCGGAGCTCCGGCACTCCGTCACGGCACTCCTCGGCGGCGTCCGGGCAGCGGTCGGCGAAGGGGCACTCGGCGAGCGGGCCCAGGAGGGTGGGAACGGTCCCAGGGATGGCGTACATCCGTCCCTCGTCCACGGTGGCGAAGGCCCGCAGCAGTGCCTTGGTGTAGGGATTGGCGGGGGAGGCGGTCACCGACGCCGTCGGTCCGCTCTCCATGACCCTCCCCGCGTACATCACCGCGGTGCGTTCGCAGGTCTGGCGGGCGATGGCGATGTCGTGGGTGATCAGCAGCAGCGAGGCGCCGCGGTCCGATACCTGCTCCACCACCAGCTCGAGAACCTGTTGCTGGAGAGTGGCGTCGAGCCCGGTGGTGGGCTCGTCGGCGATGAGGAGGTCCGGTTGGCAGGAGAGTGCCATGGCGAGGGCCGCCCGCTGGGCCATCCCTCCCGAGTACTGGTGTACGTAGTCGCCGGCTCGCCGGCGGGCGTCGGGAACTCCCATCTGGTCGAGCAGGTCGATGGCTCGGAGATGGCTGTCGCGTCGCCCGGCGTCGGAGTGGGTGCGGATGACCTCTGCGATCTGGCCTCCGACGGTCAGGACCGGGTTGAGAGAGGCTCTGGGGTTCTGGAACATGATGGCGATCTGGGGGCCGCGCAGATCACGCAAGCGCTGCTTCGAAGCGCCGAGCAGTTCCTCGCCGTCCAGCCGGATCGATCCTCTCAGGATTTCCGCCCCCTCCGGGAGCATCCCGATGACTGCGGCCGCGGTGAGGCTCTTGCCGGATCCGGACTCCCCGACCAGCGACATGCGGCTGGAGCGCGGCACCCGCAGGTTCACGCCCTGAAGTGGCATGGAAGCGTCCTCCGTGCCGGTGCGGAACCCGACCGCGAGGTTCTCGATGTCGAGGAGCGGAGGCGCCTCCGTTGTCGGGGAGGCGGGGCTACCGGTCATCGGTTCCCGATCGAGTCGCGTTGCCCGTGCCTGATCTCGTCGGACAGGTGGTTGAGGGTCAGGACGGTGGCCAGGATGGCCAGCCCCGGGAAGAGAGAAATCCACCACTGCCCGTAGTACATGTAGTCGATGCCGTCCCGCACCATGGCGCCCCATTCGGCGGTGGGGAGCTTGACGCCGAGACCGACGAAACTGAGCGCAGCCAGGATCTGGATCGCCCACGCCACGTTCACCGAGAACTGCGCGAACACGATCTCCGACACGTTGGGCAGGATGTGGCGCCGCAGGATGGTGGCC is part of the bacterium genome and harbors:
- a CDS encoding ABC transporter ATP-binding protein, with translation MTGSPASPTTEAPPLLDIENLAVGFRTGTEDASMPLQGVNLRVPRSSRMSLVGESGSGKSLTAAAVIGMLPEGAEILRGSIRLDGEELLGASKQRLRDLRGPQIAIMFQNPRASLNPVLTVGGQIAEVIRTHSDAGRRDSHLRAIDLLDQMGVPDARRRAGDYVHQYSGGMAQRAALAMALSCQPDLLIADEPTTGLDATLQQQVLELVVEQVSDRGASLLLITHDIAIARQTCERTAVMYAGRVMESGPTASVTASPANPYTKALLRAFATVDEGRMYAIPGTVPTLLGPLAECPFADRCPDAAEECRDGVPELRTIADREVACVKA